In the genome of Budorcas taxicolor isolate Tak-1 chromosome 23, Takin1.1, whole genome shotgun sequence, one region contains:
- the NKX2-3 gene encoding homeobox protein Nkx-2.3 — MMLPSPVTSTPFSVKDILNLEQQQQQHFHGAHLQADLEHHFHSAPCMLAAAEGTQFSDGGEEDEEEEGEKLSYLNSLATADGHGDSGLCPQSFVHTVLRDSCSGPKEHEEEPEVVRDGSQKSCQLKKPLEAAGDCKAAEESERPKPRSRRKPRVLFSQAQVFELERRFKQQRYLSAPEREHLASSLKLTSTQVKIWFQNRRYKCKRQRQDKSLELGGHAPPPPPRRVAVPVLVRDGKPCVTPGAPAYGAPYSVGAGAYSYNSFPAYGYGNSAAAAAAAAAAAAAAAAYSGSYGCAYPASGGSGGGGGGASSAASAMQPACSASGGGPFMNVSNLAGFGGGGGAQPLHQGATAGAACAQGTLQGIRAW; from the exons ATGATGTTACCAAGCCCGGTCACCTCCACCCCTTTCTCAGTCAAAGACATTCTGAAtctggagcagcagcagcaacagcacttCCACGGCGCGCACCTGCAGGCGGACTTGGAGCACCACTTCCACTCGGCGCCCTGCATGCTAGCCGCCGCTGAGGGGACTCAGTTTTCGGACGGAGGGGAGGAAGACGAGGAAGAAGAGGGCGAGAAACTGTCCTATTTAAACTCACTAGCTACAGCCGATGGCCACGGGGATTCGGGGCTCTGCCCCCAGAGCTTTGTCCACACGGTCCTGCGAGACTCGTGCAGCGGGCCTAAGGAACATGAAGAGGAGCCCGAGGTCGTGAGGGACGGGAGCCAAA AAAGCTGCCAACTGAAGAAACCTCTGGAGGCAGCCGGAGACTGTAAGGCGGCAGAGGAGAGCGAAAGGCCGAAGCCACGCAGCCGCCGGAAGCCCCGGGTCCTCTTCTCGCAAGCCCAAGTCTTCGAGCTGGAACGCAGGTTCAAGCAGCAGCGGTACCTGTCGGCGCCCGAGCGCGAGCACCTCGCCAGCAGCCTAAAGCTCACGTCCACCCAGGTGAAGATCTGGTTCCAGAATCGCAGGTACAAGTGCAAGAGACAGCGGCAGGACAAGTCTCTGGAGCTGGGCGGGCacgcgcccccgccgccgccgcgccgtgTGGCGGTGCCGGTGCTGGTGCGGGACGGCAAGCCGTGCGTCACTCCTGGCGCGCCCGCCTACGGCGCGCCCTACAGCGTGGGCGCGGGAGCCTACTCCTACAACAGCTTCCCTGCCTATGGCTACGGGAACTCGGCagccgccgccgcagccgccgccgctgcagccgccgccgccgcggcctaCAGCGGCAGCTACGGCTGTGCGTATCCCGCAAGCGGTGgcagtggcggcggcggcggcggggcctcCTCGGCGGCCTCGGCCATGCAGCCCGCCTGCAGTGCGTCTGGAGGCGGCCCCTTCATGAACGTGAGCAACCTGGCCGGCttcgggggcggcggcggcgcgcagCCGTTGCACCAGGGTGCGACGGCGGGGGCCGCGTGCGCTCAGGGCACCTTGCAGGGCATCCGGGCCTGGTAG